Proteins co-encoded in one Leptodactylus fuscus isolate aLepFus1 chromosome 4, aLepFus1.hap2, whole genome shotgun sequence genomic window:
- the LOC142201035 gene encoding uncharacterized protein LOC142201035 has product MPVDSTKEERAAQQDVRMVRAAAGSSPVASTASTPSSDSTTPKCLSPLEESPLVSPTSAPSIALVTPCLQAKEGHRPQPEGASSEMSPGNTIATLHLPSKIAEESPVAEEEESEETEQRGPEEVLNPDALDTRIVMGEETSCSPEERGNVNRLHTIAPEREMVFGDALEEVTLHLSQGNSGQESDKAIGAETSEDLHFESCGAFALKDELQSQGESVADVPSFLKPTKESPCSSTGGDVPSLPSKPMTTTDPDPYTTAPSTPVKTMYSQYKHHPYSKSHLNEEHNDLDNDNMSSPPTSPSGSYVTAEGGSWASSATSSGSPSCSPNLMAEVDTIESPTPYPDHMIVHEESLCEDPCCMSPDMLEDEDIPELYDRDIDPDDFSPANEDLIDGYPSDIHSSEEEDDDEWETDFAPSFTSMPLCPEFMSMASSVQEPQQAPLAGCSVNVEGALQPAGQQQVHTVSLPSTENDHMIPAFMLPFRGSLIFEAESMEITLFPQGESAESEAIDGEEKEEEEDGEDDEDNSTSASYLHSLSETSINEGVDESFAYQDDTSESSDSASYNGEEDDKRYGREEYAVTTDSAAPSTEGPVRGQGDSSNSGCESEMETSSDLSESDDECAVFSALDMNGEDLLGIEEQIVKVSEATNEEKELSSEERDEGVGLSHVAQGFSEDPSITLDSSSELEDSSISKAPQDTCGEPIRSALVLTTEAQMEPNPELSQKVNEGAMRTWSDSPVEQPSSSSSSEMDHLLRAGIGNVGECLIACFDTDEELDTLPPLCASTQTQQENRAHDDENGRRTSMAVQLAEDRNYFTVKCGNNDEVKKSDEEESDNSQGPACTLDTERRYEGESEPANTDRTEDECAHGEDVADEELFACYDSEDDPEEVKTLDRPSLLAQIQKQQEEAAASYITDQLSPNIDEVQTRLHGTAIEDSADNNRGHDRCNPSNTARTSEKGSDITLVATEESSKSTASEMTVGLGDQKSLVTKVQSNLQTKAGDTTSTDQVPSPRTITPPSSQKSSEDPEDKVNSHKISMERDNPDLESLKKCPYSSGRELLTSTPSNRSDPVNEDNHEASRCQVFKTSQVEVSSDSHDHPVCKEPPDREDVLQSSKQAEKNGHRQESPTSESGDIFQQGRHMEMDNSLPYNCQKEHNAVTSVSEWQELKEGKVQLNKSNSSDARGDGRNFSPTDKHQDSRISPTMGDHAPNPSTLLSTSLHSDPLCIKNSLEKHTSENSTTIPMCTEAKEQIKQLDCNESRDKNVSSIPSPNVDLEGPSTKTTQQLEETLDKLTNTPPDSRITEGKITKCRPSDDARREDLPPSSSALSDIMSMPGTEKTEMSEDVQEMTKLLQGSFGKLEALDLSIRSSSSEATTKTTKVIASREVDLQVVAAPVNIKSNTNNVESKMQKVGFTCGTEIPPKVEISQNKTVRCDKVDRSSWKEKKAVDKICLQSDKLHDHKGKKTEDNLEADLRTLNLLSKHPSMTNSDHQGKGFNENQQLCLHVAPKTKAADPPPPDSISPGPAVSKVPTAKHPSPVPDGSPQEKKAGRHLSTENLGTKKIPAAPDGSSAAPNLSTEPPVTNRCPRALQSQEQAGKKTQLTCPQSEASSSSDSELTSRGQEMHLLRETSAVTLLGISKPLLRQRGCETLSHRGSCNDTESNDESLPELEEADLSEPRTSSSQNQLAHCVGSGEESISKAKQSRSEKKARKAMSKLGLRQIHGVTRITIRKSKNILFVITKPDVFKSPASDIYIVFGEAKIEDLSQQVHKAAAEKFKVPMEHSPLITESTPTLTIKEESEEEEEVDETGLEVRDIELVMAQANVSRAKAVRALRHNNNDIVNAIMELTM; this is encoded by the exons ATGCCGGTGGATTCTACCAAGGAGGAGCGGGCTGCGCAGCAGGATGTCAGGATGGTGCGGGCTGCAGCAG GGTCATCTCCAGTTGCTTCCACCGCGTCCACCCCAAGTAGTGACTCCACCACTCCCAAGTGTTTGAGCCCCTTAGAGGAATCTCCATTGGTCAGCCCAACAAGTGCCCCCAGCATTGCCCTGGTGACTCCATGCCTTCAGGCCAAAGAAGGACACAGACCTCAGCCCGAGGGTGCAAGCAGTGAGATGTCCCCCGGGAACACTATTGCTACTCTACACCTTCCTTCAAAGATTGCTGAGGAGTCACCTGTGGCTGAAGAGGAAGAGTCTGAGGAAACCGAACAAAGAGGTCCCGAAGAAGTTCTAAACCCAGATGCTTTGGACACCAGGATTGTGATGGGGGAAGAAACATCTTGTAGCCCAGAGGAGCGGGGGAACGTTAATAGGTTGCACACAATAGCTCCTGAGAGGGAAATGGTGTTCGGGGATGCTTTAGAGGAGGTAACATTGCACTTAAGTCAAGGGAATTCAGGACAAGAAAGTGACAAAGCCATTGGGGCCGAGACTTCTGAGGATTTGCACTTCGAGAGCTGTGGAGCGTTTGCATTGAAAGATGAATTACAATCTCAGGGTGAATCTGTAGCTGATGTGCCTTCATTTCTTAAACCCACCAAAGAGTCACCCTGCAGCTCCACGGGCGGTGATGTCCCCTCACTACCATCTAAACCTATGACTACCACCGACCCCGACCCCTACACCACGGCTCCATCCACACCAGTGAAGACCATGTACAGCCAGTACAAGCACCACCCCTACTCCAAGAGTCATCTCAACGAGGAACACAACGACCTTGACAATGACAACATGTCTTCTCCTCCAACATCACCTTCAGGATCCTACGTCACAGCTGAGGGAGGTAGCTGGGCCTCCTCCGCCACCTCTAGCGGCTCTCCTTCATGTTCTCCAAATTTAATGGCGGAGGTGGACACCATTGAATCTCCCACTCCTTACCCGGATCACATGATAGTTCATGAAGAAAGTCTATGCGAAGACCCTTGCTGTATGTCCCCGGACATGTTGGAAGACGAGGACATTCCTGAACTGTATGACAGAGATATTGACCCCGATGACTTTTCTCCAGCCAATGAGGATCTTATAGATGGGTACCCTAGTGACATTCATTCTAGTGAAGAGGAAGATGATGACGAATGGGAAACAGATTTTGCTCCATCCTTTACGAGCATGCCTCTATGTCCTGAATTCATGAGCATGGCGTCTTCAGTGCAGGAGCCACAGCAGGCGCCTCTGGCAGGGTGCTCTGTAAATGTGGAGGGCGCCCTACAGCCGGCGGGCCAGCAGCAAGTCCACACGGTGAGCCTGCCAAGCACTGAGAACGATCACATGATTCCTGCTTTTATGCTTCCATTCCGGGGAAGTTTAATATTCGAGGCCGAGTCAATGGAGATCACATTATTCCCACAAGGAGAATCAGCAGAAAGTGAGGCCATCGAtggagaagagaaagaagaagaagaagatggtgAGGATGATGAGGATAACAGCACCTCAGCCTCATATCTACACTCATTGTCTGAGACCTCAATCAATGAAGGGGTAGATGAATCTTTTGCTTATCAGGATgacacctcggagtcctcagatTCAGCCTCTTAtaatggagaggaggatgataAACGCTATGGCAGAGAGGAGTATGCAGTCACAACGGACTCTGCTGCACCGAGCACAGAGGGCCCTGTGAGGGGCCAAGGTGACTCTTCCAATTCTGGCTGTGAGAGTGAGATGGAGACGTCTTCTGATCTGTCCGAATCTGATGATGAATGTGCCGTGTTTTCGGCTCTGGACATGAACGGTGAAGATCTTCTTGGAATTGAAGAGCAAATTGTGAAAGTCAGCGAAGCCACAAATGAAGAGAAAGAACTTAGCAGCGAAGAACGCGATGAAGGCGTCGGATTATCCCACGTAGCACAAGGCTTTTCTGAAGATCCTTCCATCACACTGGACAGCTCCAGTGAACTCGAAGACTCCAGTATCAGCAAAGCCCCTCAAGACACATGTGGAGAACCTATAAGAAGCGCTTTAGTTCTCACAACAGAAGCTCAGATGGAACCAAATCCTGAGCTATCTCAGAAGGTAAATGAAGGAGCAATGAGGACGTGGTCTGATAGTCCTGTAGAACAGCCGTCATCCTCATCATCCTCTGAAATGGACCATCTCCTTCGAGCTGGAATTGGCAATGTTGGGGAATGTTTGATTGCCTGTTTTGATACCGATGAAGAGCTGGATACGTTACCTCCTCTGTGCGCCAGCACGCAAACCCAACAAGAGAACAGGGCACACGACGACGAGAACGGAAGAAGAACTTCCATGGCCGTGCAACTGGCTGAAGACAGAAATTATTTCACGGTGAAATGTGGAAATAATGATGAGGTCAAAAAATCTGATGAAGAAGAAAGTGACAACTCCCAAGGACCTGCATGTACTCTAGATACTGAGAGAAGATATGAAGGGGAGTCAGAACCTGCAAATACAGATAGAACTGAAGATGAATGTGCTCATGGAGAAGACGTAGCTGATGAAGAGTTGTTTGCATGCTATGATTCTGAAGACGACCCTGAGGAAGTGAAAACTTTGGACCGACCTTCACTCCTTGCTCAAATACAGAAGCaacaagaagaagcagcagcaagTTATATCACAGACCAGTTGTCCCCTAACATAGATGAAGTACAGACACGTCTCCATGGAACAGCAATAGAAGATTCTGCagacaataacagaggacatgatCGGTGCAACCCTTCAAATACGGCAAGAACTAGTGAGAAGGGTTCTGACATCACCTTGGTCGCTACAGAGGAGTCTTCTAAGTCAACTGCATCTGAAATGACTGTTGGGTTGGGTGACCAAAAGTCTTTAGTTACGAAGGTCCAAAGCAACCTTCAAACTAAAGCTGGGGACACGACGTCAACCGACCAAGTTCCATCGCCACGAACCATAACACCACCATCATCTCAAAAATCTTCAGAGGATCCTGAAGATAAAGTAAATTCACATAAAATATCCATGGAGCGAGATAACCCGGATCTAGAGAGTCTCAAAAAATGTCCTTACTCTTCAGGGAGGGAATTGCTGACCTCAACTCCTTCAAACCGCAGTGATCCCGTAAATGAGGACAACCATGAAGCCAGCAGGTGCCAAGTTTTCAAAACAAGCCAGGTGGAGGTGTCCAGTGATAGTCATGACCACCCTGTTTGTAAGGAACCACCAGATAGGGAAGATGTTCTTCAGAGTAGCAAACAAGCTGAGAAGAATGGACATAGGCAAGAGTCTCCTACCAGTGAATCTGGAGACATCTTCCAGCAGGGCCGGCACATGGAGATGGACAACAGCTTGCCATACAATTGTCAGAAAGAGCATAATGCAGTAACCAGTGTTTCCGAATGGCAAGAACTGAAAGAAGGCAAGGTGCAACTCAACAAAAGCAATTCATCTGATGCAAGGGGCGATGGCAGGAACTTCTCACCCACCGATAAGCACCAAGATTCACGTATTTCACCAACCATGGGAGACCATGCACCCAACCCATCGACCCTTCTATCCACTTCACTCCACTCAGATCCTCTCTGTATTAAAAATTCTTTAGAAAAGCATACTTCAGAAAATTCCACAACCATCCCAATGTGTACAGAAGCCAAAGAGCAGATCAAGCAATTAGACTGCAATGAGTCACGTGACAAGAACGTGTCATCCATTCCTTCTCCAAATGTTGACTTGGAAGGGCCTTCCACGAAGACAACTCAGCAACTAGAAGAAACTCTTGACAAGTTGACAAACACTCCACCTGACTCCCGCATTACAGAAGGAAAAATTACAAAATGTAGACCATCTGACGACGCAAGACGAGAAGACCTTCCACCGTCTTCCAGTGCCTTGTCGGATATAATGTCCATGCCAGGAACTGAGAAAACGGAGATGTCTGAAGACGTCCAAGAAATGACTAAATTGCTACAAGGTTCATTTGGTAAGCTGGAGGCCTTGGACCTTAGTATTCGCTCAAGTTCATCAGAGGCCACCACTAAAACCACCAAGGTCATTGCTAGTCGAGAGGTTGATCTTCAGGTCGTAGCTGCACCAGTCAACATCAAAAGTAATACAAATAATGTCGAGTCCAAGATGCAAAAGGTTGGATTTACTTGTGGTACGGAAATACCACCGAAGGTGGAGATAAGTCAGAATAAGACCGTGAGATGTGATAAGGTAGATAGAAGCTCCTGGAAGGAAAAGAAAGCTGTAGACAAGATCTGTCTTCAGTCTGACAAATTACACGACCACAAGGGGAAGAAAACAGAAGACAACCTGGAAGCCGACCTGAGGACCCTCAACCTCCTCAGCAAGCATCCCAGCATGACTAATAGTGACCACCAGGGGAAGGGGTTCAACGAGAATCAGCAATTATGTCTGCATGTAGCCCCCAAAACTAAAGCTGCTGATCCCCCTCCTCCAGACAGTATCAGCCCAGGCCCTGCTGTAAGTAAAGTGCCTACTGCAAAACATCCGTCCCCGGTGCCCGATGGGAGTCCTCAGGAGAAAAAAGCAGGCAGGCACCTGTCTACCGAAAACCTGGGAACCAAAAAGATTCCAGCAG CTCCTGACGGCAGCTCCGCAGCCCCAAATCTGAGCACAGAGCCCCCCGTTACCAATCGGTGTCCAAGAGCCCTGCAGAGCCAAGAACAGGCGGGAAAGAAAACCCAACTGACCTGCCCCCAATCCGAGGCGAGCTCCTCCAGCGACAGCGAGCTGACGTCTCGGGGGCAGGAGATGCACCTGCTGCGGGAGACATCGGCCGTTACCCTATTGGGCATCAGTAAACCCCTCCTGAGGCAGCGAGGGTGCGAGACGCTAAGTCACAGAG GCTCCTGTAATGACACAGAAAGTAACGATGAATCCCTCCCCGAACTGGAAGAAGCAGATCTGAGCGAGCCCCGGACCTCCTCCAGCCAG AACCAGCTGGCGCACTGCGTGGGCTCCGGCGAGGAATCCATCAGCAAGGCGAAGCAGAGCCGGAGTGAGAAGAAGGCCAGGAAG GCCATGTCCAAGCTCGGCCTGCGGCAGATACACGGCGTCACCAGGATCACCATCCGCAAATCCAAGAACATCTTATTCGTCATCACCAAGCCAGACGTGTTCAAGAGTCCTGCGTCCGACATCTACATCGTGTTTGGGGAAGCCAAG ATTGAAGATCTTTCGCAGCAAGTGCACAAAGCGGCCGCCGAGAAGTTCAAGGTCCCGATGGAGCATTCACCGCTGATCACCGAGAGCACCCCCACCCTGACCATCAAGGAGGAgagcgaggaggaggaggag GTGGATGAAACAGGGCTAGAGGTGCGGGACATCGAACTGGTGATGGCTCAGGCCAATGTTTCCCGAGCGAAGGCCGTGCGAGCGCTGAGGCACAACAATAACGACATCGTCAACGCCATTATG GAATTAACCATGTAG